A genomic window from Streptomyces sp. HUAS YS2 includes:
- a CDS encoding peptide MFS transporter produces MASSLTKPSAGTAGSEKTFFGHPRGLATLFMTEMWERFSYYGMRALLVLYLVSGGADAATGSQGGGLMMTAATATAIYSVYVSMVYLMAMPGGWFGDRVWGARKTVAIAGAVIMVGHLSLAIPGQAMFFVGLALVAAGSGLLKANISTMVGHLYDGPDDPRRDGGFTLFYIGINLGAFVAPFVIGTVGENVNWHLGFALAALGMALGLVQFLLGTKHLSPKSNIVPNPLSAEERKSILVKVFGTLAVVAAFYGVVVAMGAYTLNWALVPITLAGLIIPVAVLVRIKRDKDLSKTEQSKMSGYIWFFVAAAVFWMIYDQGGSTLSLFADGKTADTVFGFGFPATWYQSLNPLFVMALAPVFAWLWLWLSRRNKEPNTITKFAMGLVLVGASFFVFIVPMNMAGGGDKVSPMWLVSIYMIQTIGELCLSPVGLSVTTKMAPQKYASQMMGVWFLAVTAGDCTTGLLSLAGVDLNGTGIIGMQAALAVLAGFAVYMYRKKVQTLMGDVH; encoded by the coding sequence ATGGCGTCCAGCCTGACGAAGCCTTCTGCCGGAACCGCTGGTTCCGAGAAGACCTTCTTCGGCCACCCCCGCGGACTGGCCACCCTCTTCATGACCGAGATGTGGGAGCGCTTCTCCTACTACGGCATGCGCGCCCTTCTGGTGCTGTACCTGGTCTCGGGCGGCGCCGACGCCGCGACGGGCAGCCAGGGCGGCGGCCTCATGATGACCGCGGCGACCGCGACGGCGATCTACTCCGTCTACGTCTCGATGGTCTACCTGATGGCCATGCCCGGCGGCTGGTTCGGTGACCGCGTGTGGGGTGCCCGCAAGACGGTCGCCATCGCCGGCGCCGTGATCATGGTGGGTCACCTCTCCCTCGCCATCCCCGGCCAGGCGATGTTCTTCGTCGGTCTGGCGCTCGTCGCCGCCGGCTCCGGTCTGCTGAAGGCCAACATCTCCACGATGGTCGGCCACCTCTACGACGGCCCGGACGACCCGCGCCGTGACGGTGGCTTCACGCTCTTCTACATCGGCATCAACCTCGGTGCGTTCGTGGCGCCGTTCGTCATCGGCACCGTCGGTGAGAACGTCAACTGGCACCTCGGCTTCGCGCTCGCCGCGCTCGGCATGGCGCTGGGTCTGGTCCAGTTCCTGCTCGGCACCAAGCACCTGAGCCCGAAGAGCAACATCGTCCCGAACCCGCTCAGCGCCGAGGAGCGCAAGAGCATCCTGGTCAAGGTCTTCGGCACGCTCGCGGTCGTCGCCGCCTTCTACGGCGTCGTCGTCGCCATGGGCGCGTACACGCTGAACTGGGCGCTCGTCCCGATCACCCTCGCCGGCCTGATCATCCCGGTCGCCGTTCTGGTCCGCATCAAGCGCGACAAGGACCTCAGCAAGACCGAGCAGTCGAAGATGTCCGGCTACATCTGGTTCTTCGTGGCCGCCGCCGTCTTCTGGATGATCTACGACCAGGGCGGTTCGACCCTGTCGCTGTTCGCCGACGGCAAGACCGCCGACACCGTGTTCGGCTTCGGCTTCCCGGCCACCTGGTACCAGTCGCTGAACCCGCTCTTCGTGATGGCGCTCGCGCCGGTCTTCGCGTGGCTGTGGCTGTGGCTGTCCCGCCGCAACAAGGAGCCGAACACCATCACGAAGTTCGCGATGGGTCTGGTCCTCGTCGGTGCCTCGTTCTTCGTCTTCATCGTCCCGATGAACATGGCGGGCGGCGGCGACAAGGTCTCCCCGATGTGGCTCGTGTCGATCTACATGATCCAGACCATCGGTGAGCTGTGCCTCTCTCCGGTCGGCCTCTCCGTCACGACGAAGATGGCGCCGCAGAAGTACGCCTCCCAGATGATGGGTGTCTGGTTCCTCGCCGTCACCGCCGGTGACTGCACCACGGGTCTGCTCTCGCTGGCCGGTGTGGACCTGAACGGAACAGGGATCATCGGCATGCAGGCCGCGCTCGCGGTGCTCGCCGGATTCGCGGTCTACATGTACCGCAAGAAGGTCCAGACGCTCATGGGCGACGTCCACTGA
- a CDS encoding response regulator transcription factor: MTRVLLAEDDASISEPLARALRREGYEVEVREDGPTALDTGLQGGVDLVVLDLGLPGMDGLEVARRLRAEGHTVPILVLTARADEVDTVVGLDAGADDYVTKPFRLAELLARVRALLRRGATEPVVPPATHGVRIDVESHRAWMGDEELQLTAKEFDLLRVLVRDAGRVVTRDQLMREVWDTTWWSSTKTLDMHISWLRKKLGDDAANPRYIATVRGVGFRFEKS, from the coding sequence ATGACCCGTGTACTGCTCGCCGAGGACGACGCATCCATCTCGGAGCCGCTGGCCCGCGCGCTGCGGAGAGAGGGGTACGAGGTCGAGGTGCGCGAGGACGGGCCGACCGCCCTCGACACCGGACTGCAGGGCGGCGTCGACCTGGTCGTGCTCGACCTGGGCCTGCCCGGCATGGACGGCCTGGAGGTCGCCCGCAGGCTCCGTGCCGAGGGCCACACCGTGCCGATCCTGGTGCTCACCGCCCGTGCCGACGAGGTCGACACCGTCGTCGGACTCGACGCCGGCGCCGACGACTACGTCACCAAGCCGTTCCGGCTCGCCGAACTGCTCGCCCGGGTCCGGGCCCTGCTCCGGCGCGGCGCCACCGAGCCCGTCGTCCCGCCCGCCACCCACGGCGTGCGCATCGACGTCGAGTCGCACCGCGCCTGGATGGGCGACGAGGAGCTCCAGCTCACCGCCAAGGAGTTCGACCTGCTGCGCGTCCTGGTGCGCGACGCGGGCCGGGTCGTCACCCGCGACCAGCTCATGCGCGAGGTCTGGGACACCACCTGGTGGTCCTCCACCAAGACGCTCGACATGCACATCTCCTGGCTCCGCAAGAAGCTCGGCGACGACGCGGCCAACCCCCGCTACATCGCGACCGTCCGCGGCGTCGGCTTCCGCTTCGAAAAGAGCTAG
- a CDS encoding ATP-binding protein: protein MRRRLINSTLAVVLVVIAVFGVSLVIVEARTITAAAQESVDVEALRLVSIVDSRLFGGEPVNPDILAEQSGAKRYALIEIPGREAIEIGTKPEGGVIRGSARGERGETVTVEESRSTITSEVGRTLLIIGAVALLAVIAAVLLAVRQANRLTSPLTDLAETAERLGSGDPRPRHRRYGVPELDRVADVLDASAERIARMLTAERRLAADASHQLRTPLTALSMRLEEVAVADDLDTVREEATIALTQVERLTDVVERLLTNSRDPRTGSAVAFDLDEVVKQQIEEWRPAYRSAGRAIVHSGKQGMRAVGTPGAVAQVLAALIENSLMHGGGTVALRTRVTGNQSVIEVTDEGPGVPADLGARIFERAVSGRSSTGIGLAVARDLAEADGGRLELLQQHPPVFALFLGREVRGRRAERERPVR from the coding sequence GTGCGCCGCAGGCTGATCAACTCCACGCTGGCCGTGGTGCTCGTCGTCATCGCCGTCTTCGGGGTCTCCCTGGTGATCGTCGAGGCCCGGACCATCACCGCCGCAGCCCAGGAGTCCGTGGACGTCGAGGCGCTCCGGCTGGTCTCCATCGTCGACAGCCGGCTCTTCGGCGGGGAGCCGGTCAACCCGGACATCCTCGCCGAGCAGAGCGGCGCCAAGCGGTACGCGCTGATCGAGATCCCCGGCCGCGAGGCCATCGAGATCGGCACCAAGCCCGAGGGCGGCGTCATCCGGGGCAGCGCCCGCGGCGAGCGCGGCGAGACCGTCACCGTCGAGGAGTCCCGCTCCACCATCACCTCCGAGGTCGGCCGGACCCTGCTGATCATCGGCGCCGTCGCCCTGCTCGCGGTCATCGCCGCCGTGCTGCTCGCGGTACGCCAGGCCAACCGGCTCACCTCACCGCTCACCGACCTCGCCGAGACCGCCGAGCGGCTCGGCTCCGGCGACCCGCGCCCCCGCCACAGGCGGTACGGCGTCCCCGAACTCGACCGGGTCGCCGACGTCCTGGACGCCTCCGCCGAGCGGATCGCCCGGATGCTCACCGCCGAACGCCGGCTCGCCGCGGACGCCTCGCACCAGCTGCGGACCCCGCTCACCGCGCTGTCCATGCGCCTGGAGGAGGTGGCCGTCGCCGACGACCTCGACACCGTCCGGGAGGAGGCGACCATCGCGCTCACCCAGGTCGAGCGGCTCACCGACGTGGTCGAGCGGCTGCTCACCAACTCGCGCGACCCGCGGACCGGCTCCGCCGTCGCCTTCGACCTCGACGAGGTCGTCAAGCAGCAGATCGAGGAGTGGCGCCCCGCCTACCGCAGCGCGGGCCGGGCCATCGTCCACTCCGGCAAGCAGGGCATGCGGGCCGTCGGCACCCCGGGCGCGGTCGCCCAGGTGCTCGCGGCGCTGATCGAGAACTCGCTCATGCACGGCGGCGGCACCGTCGCCCTGCGGACCCGGGTCACCGGCAACCAGTCCGTGATCGAGGTCACCGACGAGGGCCCCGGCGTCCCCGCCGACCTCGGCGCGCGGATCTTCGAGCGTGCCGTCAGCGGCCGCAGCTCCACCGGCATCGGCCTGGCCGTGGCCCGCGACCTCGCGGAGGCCGACGGCGGCCGTCTGGAGCTGCTCCAGCAGCATCCACCGGTCTTCGCCCTGTTCCTCGGCCGCGAGGTCCGCGGCCGCAGGGCGGAGCGGGAGCGCCCGGTCCGCTAG
- a CDS encoding GtrA family protein: MSERSALRVRLDRLAREFAKFGAVGGVGLLVDLGVFNLVRHVTELPVVRASVIATVVAIAFNYVGFRYFTYKDRDKSRRTRELTLFFVFSAIGLVIQNGLLYAATYGFGWDTPLQSNFFKFFGIGVATLFRFWSYRTWVFRALPEPEVVHTSESLLGQTPKQAVRPQPDRVA; encoded by the coding sequence ATGAGTGAACGAAGCGCACTGCGTGTGCGGCTCGACCGGCTGGCACGTGAGTTCGCGAAGTTCGGTGCGGTGGGCGGGGTCGGGCTCCTCGTGGACCTCGGCGTCTTCAACCTCGTCCGGCACGTCACGGAGCTGCCCGTCGTCCGGGCCAGCGTGATCGCCACGGTCGTCGCGATCGCGTTCAACTACGTGGGCTTCCGGTACTTCACGTACAAGGACCGCGACAAGAGCCGCCGGACCCGCGAGCTGACCCTGTTCTTCGTGTTCAGCGCCATCGGCCTGGTGATCCAGAACGGACTTCTGTACGCGGCGACCTACGGCTTCGGCTGGGACACCCCGCTGCAGAGCAACTTCTTCAAGTTCTTCGGCATCGGCGTGGCCACCCTGTTCCGCTTCTGGTCGTACCGGACCTGGGTCTTCCGCGCCCTGCCGGAGCCCGAGGTCGTGCACACGTCGGAATCGCTCCTGGGGCAGACCCCGAAGCAGGCGGTACGCCCCCAGCCGGACCGCGTCGCCTGA
- a CDS encoding 5-(carboxyamino)imidazole ribonucleotide synthase, whose amino-acid sequence MVGGGQLARMTHEAGIPLGIKFKLLSDTPQDSAAQVVSEVVVGDYRDLDTLRDFARGCDVITFDHEHVPAEHLKALEADGVVVRPGLGALVHAQDKGVMRAKLDEIGAPSPRHRLVADPADAAAFAAEVGGFPIILKTVRGGYDGKGVWFVRSEEDARDPFLAGVGVLAEEKVDYVRELAANIVRSPHGQAVAYPVVESQQVDGVCDTVIAPAPGLSEELSGQAQELALRIGKELGVVGHLAVELFETRDGRILVNELAMRPHNSGHWTQDGAITSQFANHVRAVLDLPLGDPRPRAPWTVMCNVLGGDFPDMYAAYLHCMARDPQLKIHMYGKDVKPGRKVGHVNTYGDDLDDVLERARHAAGYLRGTIVE is encoded by the coding sequence ATGGTCGGCGGCGGACAGCTCGCTCGTATGACACACGAGGCAGGCATCCCCCTCGGCATCAAGTTCAAGCTCCTCAGTGACACTCCCCAGGACTCGGCGGCCCAGGTGGTCAGCGAGGTCGTCGTCGGCGACTATCGCGACCTGGACACGCTGCGTGACTTCGCGCGCGGCTGCGACGTGATCACCTTCGATCACGAGCACGTGCCCGCGGAGCACCTGAAGGCCCTGGAGGCGGACGGTGTCGTCGTCCGCCCCGGGCTCGGCGCCCTGGTGCACGCCCAGGACAAGGGGGTGATGCGGGCGAAGCTCGACGAGATCGGCGCGCCCAGCCCGCGGCACCGCCTGGTGGCGGACCCGGCCGACGCGGCGGCCTTCGCCGCCGAGGTCGGCGGCTTCCCGATCATCCTGAAGACGGTGCGCGGCGGGTACGACGGCAAGGGCGTGTGGTTCGTCCGCTCCGAGGAGGATGCCCGCGACCCGTTCCTGGCGGGCGTCGGCGTCCTCGCCGAGGAGAAGGTCGACTACGTCCGCGAGCTGGCGGCCAACATCGTGCGCTCCCCGCACGGCCAGGCCGTCGCCTACCCGGTCGTCGAGTCCCAGCAGGTCGACGGCGTCTGCGACACGGTCATCGCGCCCGCGCCCGGCCTCTCCGAGGAGCTGTCCGGCCAGGCACAGGAGCTGGCGCTGCGGATCGGCAAGGAGCTCGGCGTCGTCGGCCACCTCGCGGTCGAGCTGTTCGAGACCAGGGACGGCCGCATCCTCGTCAACGAGCTGGCCATGCGGCCCCACAACTCCGGCCACTGGACGCAGGACGGCGCGATCACCTCGCAGTTCGCCAACCACGTCCGGGCCGTCCTCGACCTGCCGCTGGGCGACCCGCGCCCGCGTGCCCCGTGGACGGTCATGTGCAATGTTCTGGGCGGTGACTTCCCGGACATGTACGCGGCCTACCTGCACTGCATGGCCCGGGACCCGCAGCTCAAGATCCATATGTACGGCAAGGACGTGAAGCCCGGCCGCAAGGTCGGGCACGTCAACACCTACGGCGACGACCTGGACGACGTGCTGGAGCGCGCGCGCCACGCCGCCGGCTACCTGCGAGGAACGATCGTTGAGTAA
- the purE gene encoding 5-(carboxyamino)imidazole ribonucleotide mutase produces the protein MGSDSDWTVMEAAAQALDEFEIPYEVNVLSAHRMPREMIAYGEDAADRGLKAIIAGAGGAAHLPGMLASVTPLPVIGVPVPLKYLDGMDSLLSIVQMPAGVPVATVSVAGARNAGLLAARIVGAHDADVLARMKEFQQDLNAQATEKGKRLRAKVEGSTSFGFAK, from the coding sequence ATGGGGTCCGACTCCGACTGGACCGTCATGGAGGCCGCGGCCCAGGCCCTGGACGAGTTCGAGATCCCGTACGAGGTCAACGTCCTCTCCGCGCACCGGATGCCGCGCGAGATGATCGCGTACGGCGAGGACGCCGCCGACCGCGGCCTGAAGGCGATCATCGCGGGCGCCGGCGGCGCCGCCCACCTGCCGGGCATGCTCGCCTCGGTCACGCCGCTCCCGGTGATCGGCGTCCCGGTGCCGCTGAAGTACCTCGACGGCATGGACTCGCTGCTCTCCATCGTGCAGATGCCGGCCGGCGTGCCGGTCGCGACCGTGTCGGTCGCCGGCGCGCGCAACGCGGGCCTGCTCGCGGCCCGGATCGTCGGCGCCCACGACGCCGACGTGCTCGCCCGGATGAAGGAGTTCCAGCAGGATCTCAACGCCCAGGCGACCGAGAAGGGCAAGCGCCTGCGGGCCAAGGTCGAGGGCTCGACGTCGTTCGGCTTCGCGAAGTGA
- a CDS encoding dipeptidase, protein MTAAGVHTAALLAEARELLAAHPVVDGHNDLPWALREHVRYDLDRLDIAENQTGRLHTDLGRLRAGGVGAQFWSVYVRSDLAGDDAVSATLEQIDVVDQLLVRYAADLAPALTADDMEAARAAGRIASLKGAEGGHSINDSLATLRALYALGVRYMTLTHNDNIAWADSATDAPRVGGLSAFGREVVREMNRLGMLVDLSHVAATTMRDALATTEAPVLFSHSSARAVCDHPRNIPDDVLELLPGNGGVAMATFVPKFVLPAAMEWTAAADDNMRAHGLHHLDTTPEAMKVHAAFEEARPRPVATVATVADHLDHMREAAGVDHIGIGGDFDGTAFTPDGLEDVAGYPNLIAELLGRGWSRTDLAKLTWANAVRVLRDAESVARDVRGRRGPSNATLAELDGAAPAS, encoded by the coding sequence GTGACGGCGGCGGGCGTGCACACCGCGGCGCTGTTGGCGGAAGCGCGGGAGCTGCTCGCCGCGCACCCCGTGGTAGACGGCCACAACGACCTGCCGTGGGCGCTGCGGGAGCACGTCCGCTACGACCTCGACCGGCTCGACATCGCCGAGAACCAGACGGGCCGGCTGCACACGGACCTCGGCCGGCTGCGGGCCGGCGGCGTCGGCGCGCAGTTCTGGTCCGTGTACGTGCGCTCCGACCTGGCGGGCGACGACGCGGTCAGCGCCACCCTGGAGCAGATCGACGTCGTCGACCAGCTCCTCGTCCGGTACGCCGCCGACCTCGCGCCGGCGCTGACCGCCGACGACATGGAGGCGGCGCGCGCGGCCGGCCGGATCGCCTCGCTGAAGGGCGCCGAGGGGGGCCACTCGATCAACGACTCCCTCGCGACGCTGCGGGCGCTGTACGCGCTGGGCGTGCGCTACATGACGCTCACCCACAACGACAACATCGCCTGGGCGGACTCGGCGACGGACGCCCCGCGCGTCGGCGGCCTGTCGGCCTTCGGCCGCGAGGTCGTCCGCGAGATGAACCGGCTCGGCATGCTGGTCGACCTCTCGCACGTGGCCGCCACGACGATGCGGGACGCGCTGGCGACGACCGAGGCGCCGGTGCTCTTCTCCCACTCGTCGGCCCGCGCGGTCTGCGACCACCCGCGGAACATCCCCGACGACGTGCTGGAGCTGCTGCCGGGCAACGGGGGAGTGGCGATGGCCACGTTCGTCCCCAAGTTCGTGCTGCCGGCCGCGATGGAGTGGACGGCAGCCGCGGACGACAACATGCGGGCGCACGGCCTGCACCACCTCGACACCACGCCGGAGGCCATGAAGGTGCACGCGGCCTTCGAGGAGGCCCGGCCGCGCCCCGTCGCGACGGTGGCCACCGTCGCCGACCACCTCGACCACATGCGCGAGGCGGCGGGCGTCGACCACATCGGCATCGGTGGCGACTTCGACGGCACCGCGTTCACCCCGGACGGCCTGGAGGACGTGGCCGGGTACCCGAACCTGATCGCCGAGCTCCTCGGCCGCGGCTGGTCCCGGACCGACCTCGCCAAGCTGACCTGGGCGAACGCGGTCCGGGTGCTGCGGGACGCCGAGTCCGTGGCGCGGGACGTACGCGGCCGGCGCGGCCCGTCGAACGCGACGCTCGCCGAGCTGGACGGCGCGGCCCCGGCCTCCTAG
- a CDS encoding VOC family protein, whose protein sequence is MAIASLGTVVLDCPDPHALAAFYAGLLGGEPVPDGDTWVELKGTLLAFQAAPGHVPPQWPSADHSQQAHLDLTVEDLDAAEAKALDLGAKPLDAEDRDRTWRVYADPAGHPFCLCAC, encoded by the coding sequence ATGGCCATCGCCTCGCTCGGGACCGTCGTGCTCGACTGCCCCGACCCGCATGCCCTCGCCGCGTTCTACGCCGGACTGCTCGGCGGCGAGCCCGTCCCCGACGGCGACACCTGGGTGGAGCTCAAGGGCACCCTGCTCGCCTTCCAGGCCGCTCCCGGCCACGTACCGCCGCAGTGGCCGTCCGCCGACCACTCCCAGCAGGCGCACCTCGACCTCACCGTCGAGGACCTCGACGCCGCGGAGGCGAAGGCGCTGGACCTCGGCGCCAAGCCGCTCGACGCCGAGGACCGCGACCGGACCTGGCGGGTGTACGCCGACCCGGCCGGCCACCCGTTCTGTCTCTGCGCCTGCTAG
- a CDS encoding CGNR zinc finger domain-containing protein — translation MNDLALLETLLNTLSIDTGEDRLEAEFGLAGGELEQARELRESLRVACLAHAGHGSHTEVRPLSELLAEAPLVVAVDPATGAASLRPAREGALVARVASAIASTTADGTWPRLKACEAADCHWAYVDRSPGGRRRWCSMSVCGARAKMRTYRTRQG, via the coding sequence ATGAATGACCTCGCGCTGCTCGAAACGCTGCTGAACACGCTGAGCATCGACACCGGGGAAGACCGGCTGGAGGCGGAGTTCGGCCTGGCCGGGGGCGAACTGGAGCAGGCGCGGGAACTCCGCGAATCGCTGCGCGTGGCGTGTCTGGCGCACGCCGGCCACGGGTCGCACACCGAGGTCCGGCCGCTGTCGGAACTGCTGGCCGAGGCGCCGCTGGTGGTCGCCGTCGACCCGGCGACGGGCGCGGCGAGCCTCCGCCCGGCGCGCGAGGGCGCCCTGGTGGCCAGGGTGGCGTCGGCGATCGCGTCGACGACGGCGGACGGCACCTGGCCGCGCCTGAAGGCCTGCGAGGCGGCCGACTGCCACTGGGCCTACGTGGACCGCAGCCCGGGCGGCCGCCGCCGCTGGTGCTCGATGAGCGTCTGCGGCGCCCGGGCCAAGATGCGCACCTATCGAACCCGCCAGGGCTAG
- a CDS encoding UDP-glucose dehydrogenase family protein, which yields MALKITVIGTGYLGATHAAAMAELGFEVLGLDVVPEKIEMLSSGRVPMFEPGLEELLAKHVAGIEGSSGRLRFTTSWEEIGAFGDVHFVCVNTPQKHGEYACDMSYVDAAFASLAPVLRSGALVVGKSTVPVGSAERLAATLPEGVDLAWNPEFLREGFAVDDTLHPDRVVVGVRSERAEKLLREVYAVPVAEGTPFVVTDYPTAELVKTSANSFLATKISFINAMAEVCEAAGGDVAKLAEAIGYDERIGAKFLRAGVGFGGGCLPKDIRAFMARAGELGVDQALTFLREIDSINMRRRGQMVEMAREAVGGDSFLGKRVAVLGATFKPDSDDVRDSPALNVAGQIQLQGGQVTVYDPKGMENARRLFPTLAYAASAVEAVRGADVVLHLTEWREFRELDPEELGAVASSRVVLDGRNALDPTRWREAGWTFRAMGRPSA from the coding sequence ATGGCCCTCAAGATCACTGTGATCGGCACCGGCTACCTCGGCGCCACGCACGCCGCGGCGATGGCGGAGCTGGGCTTCGAGGTGCTCGGGCTCGACGTGGTCCCGGAGAAGATCGAGATGCTGTCCTCCGGCCGGGTCCCGATGTTCGAGCCGGGCCTGGAGGAGCTGCTGGCGAAGCACGTCGCCGGGATCGAGGGCTCCAGCGGGCGGCTGCGCTTCACGACCTCCTGGGAGGAGATCGGCGCGTTCGGCGACGTCCACTTCGTGTGCGTGAACACGCCGCAGAAGCACGGCGAGTACGCGTGCGACATGTCGTACGTGGACGCCGCCTTCGCCTCGCTCGCGCCGGTGCTGCGCTCGGGCGCGCTGGTCGTGGGCAAGTCGACGGTGCCGGTCGGCTCGGCCGAGCGGCTGGCGGCGACGCTGCCGGAGGGCGTCGATCTGGCGTGGAACCCGGAGTTCCTGCGCGAGGGCTTCGCCGTGGACGACACGCTGCACCCGGACCGGGTCGTGGTCGGCGTCCGGAGCGAGCGCGCGGAGAAGCTGCTGCGCGAGGTGTACGCGGTGCCGGTCGCGGAGGGCACGCCCTTCGTGGTCACGGACTACCCGACGGCGGAGCTGGTGAAGACCTCCGCGAACTCCTTCCTCGCCACGAAGATCTCCTTCATCAACGCGATGGCCGAGGTCTGCGAGGCTGCGGGCGGCGACGTGGCGAAGCTCGCGGAGGCCATCGGGTACGACGAGCGGATCGGCGCGAAGTTCCTCCGGGCCGGGGTCGGCTTCGGCGGCGGCTGCCTGCCGAAGGACATCCGCGCCTTCATGGCGCGCGCCGGTGAGCTGGGCGTGGACCAGGCGCTGACGTTCCTGCGGGAGATCGACTCGATCAACATGCGGCGCCGCGGCCAGATGGTCGAGATGGCGCGCGAGGCGGTCGGCGGCGACTCGTTCCTCGGCAAGCGGGTGGCCGTGCTCGGCGCGACGTTCAAGCCGGACTCGGACGACGTGCGGGACTCGCCGGCGCTGAACGTGGCGGGCCAGATCCAGCTGCAGGGCGGCCAGGTGACGGTGTACGACCCGAAGGGCATGGAGAACGCCCGCCGACTGTTCCCGACGCTCGCGTACGCGGCGTCCGCGGTCGAGGCGGTGCGCGGCGCGGACGTGGTGCTGCACCTGACGGAGTGGCGGGAGTTCCGCGAGCTGGACCCGGAGGAGCTGGGCGCTGTCGCGTCGTCCCGCGTCGTCCTGGACGGCCGCAACGCCCTCGACCCCACCCGCTGGCGCGAGGCCGGCTGGACGTTCCGCGCGATGGGCCGCCCCTCCGCGTAA
- a CDS encoding acyl-CoA dehydrogenase family protein: protein MSGSADFDLYRPSEEHGMLRETVRSLAEAKIVPFAAAVDEEGRFPQEALDALVAADLHAVHVPETYGGAGADALATVIVIEEVARACGSSSLIPAVNKLGSLPVILSGSEELKHKYLGPLAKGDAMFSYALSEPDAGSDAAGMKTRAVRDGDSWVLNGVKRWITNAGVSEYYTVMAVTDPDKRSKGISAFVVEKSDEGVSFGAPEKKLGIKGSPTREVYLDNVRIPADRMIGAEGTGFATAMKTLDHTRITIAAQAIGIAQGALDYAKGYVKERKQFGKPIADFQGVQFMLADMAMKLEAARQLTYAAAAKSERVDGDLTFFGAAAKCFASDVAMEVTTDAVQLLGGYGYTRDYPVERMMRDAKITQIYEGTNQVQRIVMARNLP, encoded by the coding sequence GTGTCTGGTTCGGCTGATTTCGACCTGTACCGGCCGTCGGAGGAGCACGGCATGCTCCGCGAGACGGTCCGTTCGCTCGCGGAGGCGAAGATCGTTCCGTTCGCGGCGGCGGTCGACGAGGAGGGCCGGTTCCCGCAGGAGGCGCTGGACGCGTTGGTCGCGGCCGACCTGCACGCGGTGCACGTCCCGGAGACCTACGGCGGCGCCGGCGCGGACGCGCTGGCCACGGTGATCGTGATCGAGGAGGTCGCCCGCGCCTGCGGCAGCTCCTCCCTGATCCCCGCGGTGAACAAGCTGGGCTCGCTGCCGGTGATCCTGTCCGGCTCGGAGGAGCTGAAGCACAAGTACCTCGGCCCGCTGGCCAAGGGCGACGCGATGTTCTCCTACGCCCTCTCCGAGCCGGACGCCGGCTCGGACGCGGCCGGCATGAAGACCCGCGCGGTGCGCGACGGCGACTCCTGGGTGCTGAACGGCGTGAAGCGGTGGATCACCAACGCGGGCGTCTCGGAGTACTACACGGTGATGGCCGTCACCGACCCCGACAAGCGCTCCAAGGGCATCTCCGCCTTCGTGGTGGAGAAGTCCGACGAGGGGGTGTCGTTCGGCGCGCCGGAGAAGAAGCTCGGCATCAAGGGTTCCCCGACCCGCGAGGTCTACCTCGACAACGTCCGCATCCCGGCCGACCGGATGATCGGCGCCGAGGGCACCGGTTTCGCCACCGCGATGAAGACCCTGGACCACACCCGGATCACCATCGCCGCCCAGGCCATCGGCATCGCCCAGGGCGCCCTCGACTACGCCAAGGGCTACGTCAAGGAGCGCAAGCAGTTCGGCAAGCCGATCGCCGACTTCCAGGGCGTGCAGTTCATGCTCGCCGACATGGCCATGAAGCTCGAGGCCGCCCGCCAGCTCACCTACGCCGCCGCCGCCAAGTCCGAGCGTGTCGACGGCGACCTGACCTTCTTCGGCGCCGCGGCCAAGTGCTTCGCCTCCGACGTCGCCATGGAGGTCACCACCGACGCCGTCCAGCTCCTCGGCGGCTACGGCTACACCCGCGACTACCCCGTCGAGCGCATGATGCGCGACGCCAAGATCACCCAGATCTACGAAGGCACCAACCAGGTCCAGCGCATCGTCATGGCCCGCAACCTCCCGTAA